A genomic segment from Necator americanus strain Aroian chromosome III, whole genome shotgun sequence encodes:
- a CDS encoding hypothetical protein (NECATOR_CHRIII.G11660.T2) gives MICKIAPADTFQVTWPVRKTTIQSSTPSRSCSQIDYQADVIIMLDSSENFSPEEFDEMRESVAELVDAGFDLSPDVARIGFVVYSDKVAVPVALGHYEDKIDLIQQISDSTKINDGVAIALYGLNAARQQFQLHGRENATRVVIMITNGKNRGNAAPAAEDLRNTYNVQLFILAVNADSEGLATLKRIAGSEYPDRVYEVATAFELDNQISAISRHLCGYITPAHGITATEPTFHRTTKRDLQSFGVTQQPWVTLRSLKYPPLCSDGVKRPYQMNILVDVTARSSPEDFRLVMDHLTQFFQKRFAQDDNMLLFNLMTVNSQKVLDARAGLSISDIGIALNDVIQDSDDEESAKLGAGVDSLVEMSSDNHIRGSFKIMLIVSADSTSSDAALPSAEYASDDFGHNIIGLSIRKPSTNLLTDMTGAGTRVIHLDWTSPNELFNSWFAYAICDYVTATTIKTSATTTKMRPSVARRTTVLPATLLTPTNVEAVPKSPTSFSVTWTCCTNTKSNYTVMYTHDPSTPSKHWLRRFATCRDSFGTLIDNLPTDHNYTVCVITTHSNISQSANPSEDYCTEVSLNKNITVEEQQPTQISPCNCLCDQGKAIVRPSCDFIVDDYRPISTLPPATEEECPCKIDSHAGRCPFGYVLKQGYCYDIDECTMANGGCSHGCVNTPGGHYCACPYGMTRDPLDPNTCVNAANAFDRIAQLLAQYLHDNAKQAAGSISKDVQPSQKMKYKATIKSEDEKTITFEWASVPAVVRRAFKWLL, from the exons ATGATTTGCAAA ATTGCTCCCGCGGATACCTTTCAAGTCACTTGGCCTGTTAGGAAGACTACTATTCAGTCGTCTACGCCATCTCGTTCGTGTAGCCAAATCGATTACCAG GCCGATGTTATTATTATGCTGGATTCGTCGGAGAATTTTTCTCCAGAGGAATTCGATGAGATGAGGGAGAGTGTCGCCGAGCTGGTAGATGCAGGATTCGATCTTTCTCCTGATGTTGCTCGCATCGGTTTCGTTGTCTACAG CGATAAAGTAGCTGTGCCTGTGGCGCTTGGACATTATGAAGACAAAATCGATTTGATACAACAGATTTCCGATTCCACAAAGATTAATGATGGAGTTGCGATTGCCTTATACGGTCTCAACGCAGCCAGACAACAATTCCAG ctGCATGGAAGGGAGAACGCAACACGAGTAGTGATAATGATAACTAATGGCAAGAACAG AGGAAATGCTGCCCCAGCGGCTGAAGACCTTCGCAACACCTATAATGTGCAGCTCTTCATCCTTGCGGTTAACGCAGACAGTGAAGGTCTTGCAACCTTGAAACGAATTGCGG GAAGCGAATATCCTGATCGCGTCTATGAGGTCGCTACCGCATTTGAACTTGACAACCAAATATCAGCTATTAGCCGGCATCTCTGTGGCTACATCACCCCAGCTCATGGCATCACTGCGACCGAGCCTACATTCCACCGCACAACCAAAAGAGATCTGCAGTCATTTGG TGTCACACAACAGCCGTGGGTCACCCTTCGCTCGCTCAAGTATCCGCCACTTTGCAGCGATGGTGTCAAGCGACCGTACCAAATGAATATTCTTGTAGATGTGACAGCTCGATCTTCACCAGAG GACTTCCGCCTTGTGATGGATCATCTAACACAGTTTTTCCAAAAACGATTCGCTCAAGATGACAACATGTTGTT GTTTAATTTGATGACTGTAAACAGTCAGAAGGTTCTGGACGCTCGCGCAGGACTCTCAATTTCTGATATCGGAATTGCTCTAAACGATGTTATTCAAGACAG TGATGATGAAGAATCTGCGAAACTTGGAGCTGGAGTAGACAGCCTCGTAGAAATGTCCAGCGATAATCATATCAGAGGGTCATTCAAGATAATGCTCATCGTTAGCGCGGACAGCACGAGCAG CGACGCAGCACTACCTTCGGCAGAGTATGCTTCTGATGACTTTGGACACAACATAATCGGGTTATCAATTCGTAAACCATCCACGAACTTGCTGACGGATATGACAGGCGCAGGCACGAG AGTGATTCATCTTGACTGGACGTCACCGAATGAATTGTTCAATAGTTGGTTTGCCTATGCTATTTGTGATTATGTCACTGCTACAACAATTAAAACATCTGCTACAACAACAAAGATGAGGCCTAGCGTCGCAAGAAGAACAACAG TTCTCCCAGCCACCCTTCTAACCCCCACAAACGTAGAGGCAGTCCCCAAGTCACCTACTTCGTTCTCAGTGACGTGGACCTGCTGCACTAACACTAAATCG AATTATACTGTCATGTATACTCATGATCCGTCTACCCCATCCAAGCACTGGCTACGACGATTTGCAACCTGTAGAGACAGTTTTGGGACACTAATAGAT AACTTACCCACTGATCATAACTACACCGTTTGTGTCATTACTACACACTCAAATATCTCACAATCTGCAAATCCTTCTGAAGATTATTGCACTGAAGTGTCGCTGAACAAaa ATATAACAGTGGAAGAGCAACAACCCACACAAATTTCTCCGTGCAACTGTCTTTGTGACCAAGGCAAAGCGATAGTCAGACCATCCTGTGATTTCATCGTCGACGATTACCGCCCGATTTCTACCCTGCCTCCTGCAACGGAAGAGGAGTGTCCTTGCAAG ATCGATTCGCATGCAGGAAGATGTCCATTTGGATACGTACTCAAGCAAGGATATTGTTATG ACATAGACGAATGCACTATGGCTAATGGTGGATGTTCCCACGGCTGCGTTAATACCCCCGGTGGACACTACTGTGCATGTCCTTACGGAATGACTAGAGATCCGCTAGATCCTAACACATGTGTGAATGCAGCAAATGC CTTTGATCGTATTGCGCAGTTACTGGCACAATATCTTCACGATAATGCCAAGCAAGCAGCTGGAAGTATAAGCAAAGATGTTCAACCTTCCCAAAAAATGAAGTACAAg GCCACCATCAAGTCTGAGGACGAAAAGACTATAACTTTCGAATGGGCCTCAGTTCCGGCGGTCGTGCGACGAGCCTTCAAATGGCTCCTTTAA